The following coding sequences lie in one Streptomyces sp. NBC_00510 genomic window:
- a CDS encoding maleylpyruvate isomerase family mycothiol-dependent enzyme, producing the protein MAKNLEFPDLLQLIDERSTAFRAVVAAAPGLDAQVPTCPGWTLFDLVKHLGGGDRFWAAIVDAGSADAPPAEAVAARAALEVPQEREALLAWLDASTQLLLGALRAAGPESGCWTWWPASQSPQTAGGTARHRVQETAVHTYDAQLAGGATQPLPVELALDGVEEFLFTVCATPSAWPHKPTAFDFHAAEGRSWRLTVDGDGARTTCIPAPTAATGEDSDAAGASVHGTASELVLYLYDRIQADSLHVDGDAGLLDLLRAWEPEEK; encoded by the coding sequence GTGGCAAAGAATCTTGAGTTCCCTGACCTGTTGCAACTGATCGATGAACGGTCGACCGCCTTCCGCGCCGTGGTCGCCGCCGCGCCCGGTCTCGACGCGCAGGTGCCGACCTGCCCCGGGTGGACGCTGTTCGATCTGGTGAAGCACCTGGGTGGGGGAGACCGTTTCTGGGCTGCCATCGTCGACGCGGGGTCTGCCGACGCTCCCCCGGCCGAGGCCGTCGCCGCCCGCGCCGCGCTGGAAGTGCCGCAGGAGCGTGAGGCCCTGCTGGCCTGGCTGGACGCGTCGACGCAGCTTCTGCTGGGCGCCTTGCGCGCGGCGGGACCGGAGAGCGGTTGCTGGACGTGGTGGCCCGCGTCGCAATCACCGCAGACCGCCGGCGGCACTGCCCGACACCGGGTCCAGGAGACCGCGGTGCACACCTACGATGCCCAGCTCGCCGGGGGCGCCACGCAGCCGCTGCCGGTCGAGCTGGCGCTCGACGGTGTGGAGGAGTTCCTGTTCACCGTCTGCGCAACGCCGAGTGCCTGGCCCCACAAGCCCACGGCCTTCGACTTCCACGCCGCCGAGGGCCGCTCCTGGCGCCTCACCGTCGACGGCGACGGTGCACGCACCACCTGCATTCCCGCGCCCACCGCCGCGACCGGCGAAGACTCGGACGCAGCCGGCGCCTCCGTCCACGGTACGGCCAGTGAGCTGGTCCTCTACCTGTACGACCGGATCCAGGCCGACTCCTTGCACGTTGACGGAGACGCAGGGCTGCTCGACCTGCTCCGCGCCTGGGAGCCGGAGGAGAAGTAG
- a CDS encoding Bax inhibitor-1/YccA family protein — MKSSNPVFSRGVFNRGNTCAGFNEQKPHADGSAADNPYAQGTASRSATVQSADAAPDAGPAALQQVCGTAMTIDDVVARTAMTLGMVVLAAVLAWVLLPVDEASLGTSYGIAIGAALLAFGLSLAQTLKAKPVPALILAYAAFEGIFLGVISSVTSTYISPAVVIQTVLGTMAVLAGTLIAYKRRWIRVTRRFYGFAMAAAMGFLLLTVANLLISAFAGGDGLGLRSGGLGILFGVIGIILGACFLALDFKQVEDGIAHGAPREESWLAAFGLTLTLVWIYVEALQLFSILNGGDKSA; from the coding sequence ATGAAGAGCAGCAATCCTGTCTTCTCGCGAGGGGTGTTCAACCGCGGCAACACCTGCGCGGGCTTCAACGAGCAAAAGCCGCACGCCGATGGCTCTGCCGCGGACAACCCCTACGCGCAGGGCACGGCCAGCCGGAGCGCGACCGTGCAGAGCGCGGACGCTGCGCCTGACGCCGGGCCCGCTGCTCTGCAGCAGGTCTGCGGCACTGCGATGACCATCGACGATGTCGTCGCCCGGACGGCAATGACACTTGGCATGGTTGTGCTCGCCGCCGTCCTTGCGTGGGTGCTGCTGCCTGTCGATGAGGCCAGCCTGGGCACGTCGTACGGCATCGCGATCGGAGCCGCCCTGCTGGCCTTTGGCCTGTCGCTCGCCCAAACATTGAAGGCCAAGCCGGTCCCGGCACTGATCCTGGCGTACGCAGCGTTCGAAGGCATCTTCCTCGGAGTCATCTCCAGCGTCACTTCCACCTACATCAGCCCCGCCGTAGTGATCCAGACCGTGCTCGGCACGATGGCGGTCCTCGCCGGCACGCTGATCGCATACAAGAGACGTTGGATTCGCGTCACCCGACGTTTCTACGGTTTCGCGATGGCAGCCGCGATGGGCTTCTTGCTGCTCACCGTCGCCAACCTACTGATTTCCGCCTTCGCCGGTGGTGACGGCCTGGGCCTTCGCAGCGGTGGCCTTGGCATCCTCTTCGGCGTCATCGGCATCATCCTCGGCGCGTGCTTTTTGGCCTTGGACTTCAAGCAGGTCGAGGACGGCATAGCCCACGGAGCCCCGCGCGAGGAGTCCTGGCTGGCGGCCTTCGGACTCACACTGACCCTGGTGTGGATCTACGTGGAGGCGTTGCAACTGTTCTCCATCCTGAACGGCGGCGACAAGTCGGCCTGA
- a CDS encoding DSD1 family PLP-dependent enzyme: MDPDTPFAVVDVHKSLRNIERLRARAGRLGVTLRPHMKTAKSLDVAALLNDGDTCPITVSTLAEAEAFADGGYTDITYAVGIDPHKLPRVIALLRRGVTVRVLLDSIEQAVFVAEASGQAGLPIPAQIEIDCDGHRGGLKPDDPALTETGRILHDAACLDGVLTHAGESYFAYSAEEQRLAAQNEHDTAVAAAERLRAAGIPVACVSVGSTPTAHAAEDLTGVTELRAGNYMFFDLVMAGLDVCQVQDLALSVVVTVIGHRPEYGWIVTDGGWMAMSRDRGTAAQAQDQGYGLVTDMAGHLIPNLVMTAASQEHGTLTARDGTDLPDLPVGTRLRILPNHACATAAQHHGYHVVDSSKGREPAPVIQARWPRITGW; encoded by the coding sequence ATGGATCCGGACACCCCGTTCGCCGTTGTCGACGTGCACAAGAGCCTGCGCAACATCGAACGCCTGCGGGCCAGGGCCGGCCGGCTCGGGGTCACCCTGCGCCCGCACATGAAGACAGCCAAGAGCCTCGACGTCGCCGCGCTTCTGAACGACGGCGACACGTGTCCCATCACCGTCTCCACTCTCGCCGAGGCCGAGGCGTTCGCCGACGGCGGCTACACCGACATCACCTACGCCGTCGGCATCGATCCCCACAAGCTCCCCCGCGTCATCGCTCTCCTGCGGCGCGGCGTGACCGTGCGAGTCCTGCTGGACAGCATCGAGCAGGCCGTCTTCGTCGCGGAAGCCTCCGGCCAGGCCGGCCTGCCCATCCCGGCCCAGATCGAGATCGACTGCGACGGCCACCGCGGTGGTCTCAAGCCCGACGACCCCGCCCTCACCGAGACCGGCCGCATCCTGCACGACGCGGCCTGCCTCGACGGCGTGCTCACCCACGCAGGCGAGTCGTACTTCGCCTACAGCGCCGAAGAACAGCGCCTGGCCGCACAGAACGAACATGACACCGCGGTTGCCGCAGCCGAACGTCTCCGTGCGGCCGGTATACCCGTGGCCTGCGTCAGCGTCGGCTCCACCCCCACCGCGCACGCGGCCGAGGACCTCACTGGGGTCACCGAACTACGGGCCGGTAACTACATGTTCTTCGATCTGGTGATGGCCGGCCTCGACGTCTGCCAGGTGCAGGACCTCGCCCTGTCGGTGGTCGTCACCGTCATCGGCCACCGCCCCGAGTACGGGTGGATCGTCACCGACGGCGGCTGGATGGCCATGTCCCGCGACCGCGGCACCGCCGCCCAGGCCCAGGACCAGGGCTACGGTCTGGTCACCGACATGGCCGGCCACCTCATCCCGAACCTGGTCATGACGGCCGCGAGCCAGGAACATGGCACCCTCACCGCCCGCGACGGCACCGACTTGCCCGACCTGCCGGTCGGCACCCGGCTGCGCATCCTGCCCAACCACGCCTGCGCCACCGCCGCCCAGCACCACGGCTACCACGTCGTCGACAGCAGCAAGGGCAGGGAGCCCGCCCCGGTGATCCAAGCGCGCTGGCCCCGCATCACCGGCTGGTGA
- a CDS encoding ornithine cyclodeaminase family protein: MTDTGPAAHTAPASPPSSGPPSDTGRGLLFIPEEQTAALVDEELALEAARAAFAATVQGVVFPSLAVHGSDPRNRFTLKPSASATHAGVKIGTYWPDNLRRGLPRHHSTLLLLDQRIGRIAAALELGAANAYRTAAADALAVDLLAPTGAATLAVFGTGHQAAYEARAVARVRPIGEILIVGRDKARAATAAAALTAQGHTARAAGAEEACASADVIVTATTARAEDPPLFEAEWVRPGTHLSCMGADAPGKRELPPALFAHARVFCDLPEQARRMGESQHAPEDTVLIPLGEVLTQRAQGRTDHRDITVFDSSGIGLQDLYLALALLKKMDISL; this comes from the coding sequence ATGACCGACACCGGACCGGCCGCACACACCGCACCTGCTTCTCCGCCCAGTTCCGGCCCGCCGTCGGACACAGGCCGTGGCCTGCTGTTCATCCCGGAGGAACAGACGGCTGCGCTCGTGGACGAGGAACTGGCTCTGGAAGCGGCACGCGCGGCCTTCGCCGCGACGGTGCAAGGCGTGGTCTTCCCTTCCCTGGCCGTGCACGGCTCCGATCCGCGCAACCGGTTCACGCTCAAGCCGTCCGCGTCCGCGACGCATGCCGGGGTGAAGATCGGCACCTACTGGCCGGACAACCTGAGACGTGGGCTCCCACGTCACCACTCCACTTTGCTGCTGCTCGACCAGAGGATCGGCCGGATCGCCGCCGCCCTGGAACTCGGTGCCGCGAACGCCTACCGGACCGCCGCGGCCGACGCGCTCGCCGTCGATCTGCTCGCCCCCACCGGCGCCGCCACCCTTGCGGTCTTCGGCACCGGCCATCAGGCTGCCTATGAGGCGCGGGCCGTCGCCCGGGTCCGGCCGATCGGCGAGATCCTGATCGTGGGACGCGACAAGGCCCGCGCAGCGACCGCGGCTGCCGCACTCACCGCGCAGGGACACACAGCACGTGCGGCCGGTGCCGAGGAAGCCTGCGCGAGCGCCGACGTGATCGTCACCGCCACCACCGCACGGGCCGAAGACCCTCCCCTGTTCGAGGCCGAGTGGGTCCGCCCCGGCACGCACCTGTCCTGCATGGGCGCCGACGCCCCCGGAAAGCGGGAGCTGCCCCCCGCCCTGTTCGCCCACGCCCGGGTCTTCTGCGACCTGCCCGAACAGGCACGCCGCATGGGCGAAAGCCAGCACGCACCCGAGGACACCGTCCTCATCCCCCTCGGCGAAGTCCTCACCCAGCGCGCCCAAGGACGCACCGACCACCGTGACATCACAGTCTTCGACAGTTCCGGGATCGGGCTGCAAGACCTCTACCTGGCTCTGGCCCTCCTGAAGAAGATGGACATCTCCCTGTGA
- a CDS encoding GPP34 family phosphoprotein: MTTPQDLLIVVLDVKVGPPLASGGLSLALAGAELIDLLKAPTIRLDGDRIVPGHLGEPADPLLTEAAASFVMDEPYELVSDWLWRRGKTLTETYVVALEAQGTIVRERGRLFREGHGSLVNSPFRHRATTRWAHAEPVLLALAESLGIDHDQAKESTEITDYAVQTVLASIRTALEELEAEQQRRAIEQAAFDNLWRTLE; the protein is encoded by the coding sequence ATGACCACACCGCAAGACTTGCTGATCGTCGTCCTGGACGTGAAAGTCGGGCCTCCGCTCGCATCAGGTGGGCTGTCGCTCGCGCTCGCGGGAGCCGAGTTGATCGACCTTCTCAAGGCCCCGACTATCCGGCTGGACGGGGATCGGATCGTGCCGGGCCATCTAGGGGAACCGGCTGATCCCCTCCTGACCGAGGCTGCCGCCTCATTCGTCATGGACGAGCCGTACGAGCTGGTAAGTGATTGGCTGTGGCGCAGAGGCAAGACCCTGACGGAGACATACGTGGTCGCACTGGAAGCACAGGGAACCATCGTGCGAGAGCGCGGCCGTCTCTTCCGGGAGGGGCACGGATCTCTGGTCAACTCACCGTTTCGCCACCGGGCGACCACGCGCTGGGCCCATGCCGAGCCCGTCCTCCTCGCTCTCGCTGAAAGCCTGGGTATCGACCACGACCAGGCTAAAGAATCAACCGAAATCACCGATTACGCGGTGCAGACAGTGCTGGCCTCCATCCGTACCGCGCTGGAGGAACTGGAGGCGGAGCAACAACGACGCGCCATCGAGCAGGCTGCCTTCGACAACCTCTGGCGCACGCTGGAATAA
- a CDS encoding barstar family protein, producing the protein MRSEDHVGWERDFPVRYLLVREDTDGEEEGVLWGRCAEVEGLFMDPPPLPREVLTLRGCPRESLLVQAVTDSAEPVRLLGDGMLSIEPVDPSNGGPSRYWDLEDTAVLAQWPTAGDPGRVDIVVGTGVREDDYWGGKLLPSSPRFDLWFPSIRGDSPSGGCRSIDGLLTPRPQRPTQPVHLIGCEPAAPLLALLCRPLPQEGDPITLWCLDHHGRTMTGYHLDLDTVEARPSVLGGALIDVTITDPGDDRPTLAARAVWEIWSDGVPTRPNQWAQFDAEGRSEWLDLTRVGPYGLQGLSGGTYHLDGQHVTDRAGLLLALGEALLGPGAHYGRDLDSVQDYLCGGPSVVPPFTLVWHHADIARHALAGHILHHLGGPSYFEETVNLLREYGVTVVLQ; encoded by the coding sequence GTGCGCTCTGAGGACCATGTGGGGTGGGAGCGGGACTTCCCGGTCCGGTATCTCCTGGTGCGGGAGGACACCGACGGTGAGGAGGAGGGCGTGCTGTGGGGGCGGTGCGCGGAGGTCGAGGGCCTGTTCATGGACCCGCCTCCGCTGCCGCGAGAGGTCCTGACACTGCGCGGCTGCCCGCGCGAGAGCCTGCTGGTCCAAGCCGTGACGGACAGCGCCGAACCGGTGCGGCTGCTGGGGGACGGAATGCTCTCGATCGAGCCTGTGGATCCCTCGAACGGCGGGCCGTCCCGCTACTGGGACCTGGAGGACACGGCTGTCCTGGCCCAGTGGCCCACGGCGGGCGATCCCGGGCGCGTGGACATCGTCGTGGGCACCGGCGTCAGAGAGGACGACTACTGGGGCGGCAAGCTGCTGCCTTCGAGCCCGCGGTTCGACCTGTGGTTCCCCTCGATCCGGGGGGACAGCCCATCGGGCGGTTGCCGTTCCATTGACGGCCTGCTCACCCCGCGCCCGCAGCGACCCACCCAGCCCGTGCACCTGATCGGCTGCGAACCCGCCGCACCGCTTCTGGCCCTGCTGTGTCGTCCCCTTCCGCAGGAGGGCGACCCGATCACGCTCTGGTGCCTCGACCACCACGGCCGGACGATGACCGGGTACCACCTCGACCTGGACACCGTCGAGGCACGCCCATCCGTCCTCGGCGGAGCCCTGATCGACGTCACCATCACCGACCCCGGTGACGACCGCCCCACCCTGGCCGCCCGCGCAGTCTGGGAGATCTGGTCCGACGGTGTTCCCACACGGCCCAACCAGTGGGCACAGTTCGACGCCGAGGGCCGGTCCGAGTGGCTGGACCTCACCCGCGTCGGCCCGTACGGGCTGCAGGGCCTCTCCGGCGGGACGTACCACCTGGACGGACAGCACGTCACCGACAGGGCCGGCTTGCTCCTGGCACTCGGCGAAGCCTTGCTCGGCCCTGGCGCCCACTACGGCAGAGACCTGGACTCGGTGCAGGACTACCTGTGCGGCGGGCCCTCCGTCGTCCCGCCGTTCACCCTCGTGTGGCACCACGCCGACATCGCCCGCCACGCCCTCGCCGGACACATCCTGCACCACCTCGGCGGCCCGTCCTACTTCGAGGAGACCGTGAACCTCCTGCGCGAGTACGGCGTCACCGTCGTGCTCCAGTGA
- a CDS encoding SUKH-4 family immunity protein, whose translation MKTRGITGMLTRVGSNVARRWALVQDAVGRVLSQPVSRLVADKPRIPVEVADRWDIPESDRVALREWGLPQMQTFTPHYAGTFPTLLPNRAGKHERRLVKDGQQLYDLGHWGTDPSSCVAGVVPGEGRVLCLLPAPITVDDLPEVLRPYNLGLRKPAVSFFSSSVAQYVETACRWHAALQILQQIEEPEFLTGEAEYVRHHDRLYSLVELVVDAVGRIDPAANAEHQTSVWIELIRQNSV comes from the coding sequence TTGAAGACGCGCGGCATTACCGGAATGCTGACGCGTGTGGGGAGCAATGTTGCACGAAGGTGGGCGTTGGTCCAGGACGCCGTCGGGCGGGTGTTGTCACAACCCGTGTCGCGCCTGGTAGCCGACAAGCCTCGCATCCCTGTTGAGGTTGCCGATCGATGGGACATACCAGAGAGCGACCGAGTTGCCCTGCGCGAGTGGGGTTTGCCACAGATGCAAACCTTCACACCCCACTATGCCGGTACGTTCCCCACTCTCCTGCCCAACCGGGCAGGCAAGCACGAGCGCCGCCTGGTCAAGGACGGACAACAACTCTACGACCTGGGGCATTGGGGGACCGACCCGAGTAGCTGCGTGGCCGGTGTTGTTCCCGGAGAGGGCCGGGTGCTGTGTCTTCTCCCCGCGCCGATCACCGTTGACGATCTGCCGGAGGTTCTTCGGCCGTACAACCTGGGGCTTCGCAAGCCCGCGGTCTCCTTCTTCAGCTCCTCCGTCGCACAGTACGTCGAGACGGCCTGCCGGTGGCATGCGGCCCTACAGATCCTCCAGCAGATCGAGGAGCCTGAGTTCCTGACGGGAGAGGCGGAATACGTACGCCACCACGACCGTCTCTACTCGCTCGTGGAGCTTGTAGTGGATGCGGTAGGACGCATCGATCCAGCGGCGAACGCCGAACACCAAACCTCAGTCTGGATCGAACTGATCCGCCAGAACTCGGTGTGA
- a CDS encoding helix-turn-helix domain-containing protein translates to MAEELDVASMAPGDRANAIRELSGFVVNGRAEVDFPSDPNRQRAHATTSALGSVKVSEIGWNVTRIRRTDAPVDGEMVPQILVSIREAGVSQFHQAGRHGLIKAGDLMVLDNAKPYEVLFHGPVRGVLVSVPTHILGLRPSLLDQITAGPLSSERPAVGATAAFFTRLARLRGAAGKADTALFAEPSVDLIRAVVTMVLYGDDLARTLLNSTLLERVQEYVRLHLADLDLTAERIAAEHNVSVRWLYLTLSRAGITLGEWIRTQRLEECRRELASPVHQFMTIEAIAHRWGFASAPHFSRVFKTAYGVSPRDFRLGQSGLSSETKHLRQSTLDGPP, encoded by the coding sequence ATGGCAGAGGAACTTGACGTAGCGTCGATGGCTCCCGGTGATCGAGCGAATGCGATCCGTGAACTCTCGGGGTTCGTCGTCAACGGCCGCGCAGAGGTGGACTTTCCGTCGGATCCGAATCGCCAGCGGGCTCACGCGACCACCAGCGCGCTCGGGTCGGTGAAAGTCTCGGAGATCGGCTGGAACGTGACCCGCATCCGGCGCACTGATGCTCCGGTGGACGGGGAGATGGTGCCGCAGATTCTCGTCTCTATCCGGGAAGCGGGGGTCTCCCAGTTCCATCAGGCGGGCAGGCACGGACTGATAAAAGCCGGGGATCTCATGGTGCTCGACAATGCGAAGCCCTATGAGGTTTTGTTCCACGGCCCAGTACGTGGAGTTCTAGTGAGCGTTCCCACGCACATCCTGGGGCTGCGGCCGTCCCTGCTCGATCAGATCACGGCTGGTCCACTCAGTTCGGAGCGACCGGCCGTGGGCGCCACGGCAGCGTTCTTCACCCGGCTGGCTCGTCTTCGGGGCGCTGCCGGTAAAGCCGATACCGCCCTGTTCGCGGAGCCCAGTGTCGACCTGATCAGGGCTGTGGTGACCATGGTCCTGTACGGGGACGACCTGGCCAGAACGCTCCTGAACAGCACACTTCTTGAGCGTGTTCAGGAATATGTGCGCCTCCATTTGGCAGACCTCGATCTGACTGCCGAGCGTATCGCAGCCGAGCACAACGTTTCCGTACGCTGGCTCTACCTGACCCTGTCCCGAGCGGGAATCACCCTTGGTGAATGGATTAGGACGCAGCGCCTCGAAGAGTGCAGGAGGGAACTGGCTTCGCCAGTGCATCAGTTCATGACGATCGAGGCCATCGCCCACCGGTGGGGGTTCGCCAGCGCACCCCACTTCAGTCGCGTCTTCAAGACGGCGTACGGGGTGAGCCCCCGCGACTTTCGGTTGGGTCAGAGTGGGCTCTCATCGGAAACGAAACATCTCCGGCAGAGCACTTTGGACGGACCACCCTGA
- a CDS encoding PAS domain-containing protein → MEHPVAVAAVEGDEHLVREAEKIAVALGRMFPGLCEVVLHDLRDPQQAIRVIENNLSGREVGDSATELGLARIADPQYPSVIQNYPNQFPDGRPVKSTSIGIKNAAGQYIAALCLNLDVSVLSPVTLALSNLVATDVEHREHPLENLRDRNVRELRRTVEALAAERGATPRSLSRDDKKALVRQLQGEGYFEGRDAAQTIADLLGVSRATVYNYAK, encoded by the coding sequence GTGGAGCATCCCGTGGCCGTCGCTGCGGTCGAGGGCGATGAGCACCTTGTCCGCGAGGCGGAGAAGATCGCTGTGGCGTTGGGCCGCATGTTTCCCGGGCTGTGTGAGGTGGTGCTGCACGACCTGCGGGACCCCCAGCAGGCGATTCGGGTGATCGAGAACAACCTTTCCGGCCGGGAGGTCGGGGATTCGGCCACGGAGCTGGGCCTGGCGCGCATCGCGGATCCGCAGTACCCGAGCGTGATCCAGAACTACCCCAACCAGTTTCCCGACGGTCGGCCGGTGAAGAGCACGTCGATCGGCATCAAGAACGCCGCGGGCCAGTACATCGCGGCCCTGTGCCTGAACCTTGACGTGTCCGTCCTGTCGCCGGTGACGCTGGCGTTGTCGAACCTCGTGGCCACCGATGTCGAGCACCGCGAGCACCCGCTGGAGAATTTGCGGGACCGCAACGTGCGCGAGCTGCGCCGAACTGTGGAGGCGCTGGCCGCGGAGCGCGGTGCCACCCCCCGGTCGCTGAGTCGGGACGACAAGAAGGCGCTCGTGCGGCAGCTGCAGGGCGAGGGCTACTTCGAGGGGCGCGACGCCGCCCAGACCATCGCGGACCTGCTGGGCGTGTCCCGGGCCACGGTCTACAACTACGCCAAGTAA